CATGGTATATCGGTAAAACAATCAAATTGGAAACTAGCGGAAGTTTAGTTAATGAAGCTTTACCATATGAAGGACACTTGGGCAGCAGATGACtttcaaaaaagaggaaaacgACTTTGATGTTCCTTGTGTTTCTCTGACCTGTAAGCATCAGATTGACTAAGGTCCTCAGTGTATAACTGATGGGCCTTCTTACCGTACAATGTAAGAGTGGGATCCCTTGGAgttcagaaaaagaggaaatatgcCAAGCAACATCTCCTATTGAGCTGTGGCAGAGTCAACTTCAGCTTGGCGAGAAAAGCAAGGAATGATATTTCTAATACTGCTGGATTCAAGTCTTATCGCATGCCAAGGAATACGTGTTCTCATTGAAAATGGTCTTGATGGTGGTTGATTGCACAGGTCAGGGTACAAAGACTTCACCATAATCTGACAATCTATGTAGAACTATTAGAACTATGTTATGATTAGTGTCCTGGGAATCTTTTCACATTGTTTCTATGGCAATATACACTCCAAACTCAAAACATTCGGCTTAAACAGTGATCTATTGAGAGACAACTCATGTATGACTTAACACTACCTAAAATAAGTTGGGAACAAATGTGAACTAAAAAAGACAAACCAGATAAAGAATTTAGAAACTGGTAGTTAGGTGTGCCCAAGctttttctcttctgtatttgaatctatttttattttctttaatgcaATATTTGTTTGCTTGGATTCCTTCAAACTTTTCCTCAGTTTTTGATTTGTTTACTAACTTCTCAATTACATTGCGTTAGTCATTTTCCTCAAATGGCTAATTTGGCTTATTTTTCTCCATCATTGTGAGCCTACATAATGGATCAATTTTCATCGGTTTCTTTTGCCTTCACCTCGTTTTTTTCCCTATTGCTTACCTTTCCAAGTTTCTATATGACTTAAAgccaaaaaaaagtcaaaactTTGTCATCTTTGGATAAGTGTAGAAATAAAATGTTGTATTAAAACTTTCTTTCAGGCTATCAGTTCAGAAATATAATTTAGCCTCAAGTTTCTGTCTATGCCCCCAAATTCCCCTAAAATTATCCTTATCCATATTTTTTCCCAAAGCTTTCTAATAATGAAAACTTAGCCACCCCAGGCAGCTGACCCAGGGAACCCTTTGGCAGGAACATTAGCTGATGTAATCTTCAAGCTGAGGCAACAAAATTTCCCTTGTTCCACAACAATGGATAATGGTGCATTTACATTTTGTGAATTCACAGAACAAGCCGCAGGCGTATACCACAGAGAAGCGCGATCTGGCAAATACAAGCTCACCTATGCAGAAGCGAAGGCCGTGTGTGAATATGAAGGTGGCCATCTTGCCACCTACAAGCAGCTAGAAGCAGCCAGAAAAATTGGTAACTAATTTGatgatgatttttcttctttttcacccttagggaaaaagaaaatcccaCCTTTCCTGTAACCCCTTAATAAGACTTCTCTCTCTACCCCTATTAATAGTAAGCCCCTATGACATCTCTGCCCTCCAGCTTGTCCCATCTTCTCTGCCTAGAGCTGGTGGAAAGTTCCTAGTATAAGCAAATTATTTAGCGTCACAACTCATTGTGAGCtaataaataaaagtcaaaagaaaatgaagacatcATTATCTTGATATCATTTaaattcctcattaattttaatgCCATTgctattcatttttaatattgttcTAGCTCTTGTTAACTTCTGAGTATGGGTTTCCTCAGCTGTTAAGTGAtgttactatgttgagtcttacAAGAAAATTATACTTGGTAGAAGAAATATTGAAtttagtggcttttttttttcaattttttctttttttttacattaagtgGGAAAATGAATTTGTACTTTCAGATCAAAAGCTATGAGGAGAAGGAGGATAAGCAAGTTGTAAGATGGCAGGGGAAAGAAACTGGGAAGATGATGTCAGGAGACCTGGTGAAAAACCCAGCAATTAACTGGTGCTATTTGCTTCTTTATAACAAAATGAGCTGCTATCATCTCTTCTAGATTTTCAGAAGAATCCAAAAGGCCATCCTCATTTGGAACTCTCTTCTCCATTGAAGATACCCCTTTGCTTTTAAGAAAACACTTGGCAAAGCTTATGCTATTATTATACATTACCCAAGACAAAAATAAAGGTGTTCTCTAAAAGGCACCAAAGTCTCCCCAGATGACTGCTCAGTCTATACCCACAGGGCTGAGTGTGACACAGTAACTGGAATGATAGATACAAAGGCCAGAGCCATTACTAGCCATCCTGGACTTCCAGTAAAATCATTCTTGAATGGCATTGGCAAAAATGAAAACAGCCTCCAAAACTGAGCAAGGAAAACAGGGCTGATGCTTTGTTTGAAATTTATAAGTGCCTTCGTCTCtaatcaaatttttttaaatattagcaaTATCTTAACTGATCCTGAAATAGAAACTAATTAAATTATCATTCGaattttcttttccaggattCATGGTAATTTCAGAAATTATCTCATGGCACTAGATAGGTCATTTGTGAAAAAACGCCAGCTCTGAACTTGGATTGTTTTCATATCCATGGCATTATGATTTTTAGTCCATctgcttcttttgtttttcaaataagaTGTCATTTTCAaactttagtttattttttaagaaaacagttTTTCCTCTTTCACATGAACTGGATTTGGGCAGTCAAGAAACCGTCACTGGTGGAAGGAGCCATCTTTGTTAAGATGAACTTCATTCAGCTGAGGGAGTTTACCATTTAAGCCCATAACCCTTTCATTCTCTTGCAGGATTTCATGTCTGTGCTGCTGGGTGGATGGCCAAGGGCAGAGTTGGATACCCCATTGTGAAGCCAGGGCCCAGCTGTGGATTTGGAAAAACTGGTATTATTGATTACGGAATCCGTCTCAATAGGAGTGAAAGATGGGATGCCTATTGCTACAACCCACATGGTTTGTTAAAGATAATAATTTCATACTTTGCAAAAACAGTTGCACGTTACTAAGAGGTTGTTAAAGAGAAATGGCTTATTCTTCCAGAGATAAATcaatttaataatgataatattaataaCTACCATTCATGGAGTGATTATGCTGTATCAGACACTGACTTACATTCCTTCATCTACACTGTCACTTGATATTCACAACAGGTGCAAGGAGCTATTGTTATACCTTTCTTAGAAATTAGGAAACTAAAAGTTTGAgcttaagtaacttacccaaaatCAGACAGCCAATAAATAGCAGGCAGGTAGCATTACAAATTCAGGCCTTTTCTGTGCCAGGGAACTTCCTGaccacaaagggaaaaaaaaaaaaagcaggttatAAACTTGTCATAGTTAATTAGCTAAAACAATAAAGTGATCCTACCAAATGTTAACTGTTCAAAATTATCCCTTTGATAGAATGGGAAAAAGGAGACAGAATAAACTAACCCTTTCCCTAATTCTTATTGTGCATAAACTCTTAAACATCCAAACTAAACAACTCACACTCTGtggtttaataattatatactggATATACTAGTTACTATAtagtatatttttattcatattctttTTCCATGGCTTATTGTAGCTGGGAAAACGTTAAAGAGAAAATTAACCCATTATAATTACTGTAAAGAGTTATTCTTTGTTCATGTTCTtggagaaaaaatagacttttctTTTTGGACATATTTCCCCCAGGATATTAAAAAGTGTTACAATGTGTTACAAAATCTTTCCCACATTTATGATAAACATCCTCAGGTCGTGTCCGATTTGGATCTACCTTATAAGAAAATCCATAACACAACAGAAGTGTTACAGTGAAGTTCTAGCATATTATTatagaatttattatttaatgataTTAACCACTGGAGAACAGTTTCTCATGTTTGTAACATATATCTCAAAATAATATGTATTCCAAGTAGAAAAGAATTTTGCCTAGAGCCATCACGTATTCCCACTTAAGACAAAATATGAATACTTAGTGCATTTATATAGGACTATAACTTTCAAATCACTTTGACATATTTTAAGCCTAAATGATAATATATTTAGTCCTATATTTAGTCATTGTTAataattcatatattttattttcctccctctcttcctttttcttcaatATATTTATTCAGGCAATTCTCTATTTACTCTCAAGAGTaacttttatttccaaatatattcTCTGATTCTTCGTTTGCTTGATAAACCTTAGGATCTCTGAGCATCCATTcaattattttcataggtcaaatTCTAGGGGAGATGAAGTACTATTGTAAAGGTTCTTACAGCATTTGATTGCCCTTTTATAAAAATGCCACCTTAACTTACAAATTTTTATAAACTGCTTTTGTTTCTAATAGAGATTGAATACTTTTTACTCTGGGAATATGTGTAAAGAATCCTGGGAAACTTGTTGTTACTCAAATTTCAGCTTACTTTTGGATTCAATGATATGCTGATTATTTAGGATGTGGTTAACCTAAAGGTGACTGGGGACTTCCTGAACTATCATTGGGAGTTCACTGAAAAATAATTGGAATGAAAAAATCATAATAGTATCAGAAAAATTAAGCAATGATTATTCACTAATCAATATCACCATGTTAGAGTTGATTGAATTAAGAATGAAGAGGGTTTAGAAGTAAACTTGCTCATCAAGTTCTGAATGTGTGACGTGATGTTGACTGCCTTTTGCATAAATACTTTTTAGCCAATTAACAGTTCTCAGGGACCCAGCCAGCTTTGAGAATCTGTCATTTTCTAAATAAACAAGAGACGAGGCAATAACTGTATGTAACATAAGATATAGAGCTGAATAGATATAGCCAGATGACATAATTAGttcaatatttgaatttttttcctaatctaAGGATACAATACAACAAAGATAGTATGCTATGGGACAGAGCAAATCACTCCAAAAGCTGGCACTGTGCATGCCTATTTACACATATAAACtatgtattatataatatttaataatacaatAAGGTACAATATACAATAATACAATAAACTTACATTTTGCATAAGACCCTTAAGTTATGTTCTATATTTTATCCTCAGAATAATTCTGTGAGGGAGGGAATAGGAGAGgcatgattatatttattttgctgtaggggaggaagaaattttcctctacttttctaggttcttctggatggtctgagaattaaattgacatgagagagactaacaggagaaaaacaaaatctaataatatatatacatgggagagactcaggaaaactgagtaactcaccaaaatggccaaagtcctcaccttaaataccatttcaGCTAAAGACCAAAGAGGTTGTTgggagagtcagttatgggagattatcaggaaaagcacagtaaacaagagtaaggtggTTATGCAAATTTAAGTtgttgccttctccattgatgagagtttctagagattcagatatcctcctcttcctggtgaagcaagggagacacccttactaatggaaatttcccttataaatgtctATACAAAGGGtgatttgtatttgtttttcagaGCTACTCCCATGcctgctatttcttaaaaaataactggcctaaaataatccttatgccaaagagatattttgggtggcaaattctgctccccttcagtcCCGCCTCTAGAACTTCCCCAGGAAGTTTCACAGTCCACAGGCTAGTTGATGGATTGTTCCATATCTCATTGAACCAGTCATTCAGTCCTGAGAATAGGTCAGTTCAGTTAAAATGTGTCTCATTTTAGGAGGTGGTGATGCAGCTGGGCTGCCAAAGTTACTTTGTCTATCTTGTGCAAGAAACCAGATATTTAATAAGAgacatttccacagaaataaaataaaaacaaaggttaATGACTGAgaaaattgtaaaccagtttctgagttctgagggtagccagtcaagaagatttctagctatcagagtcaaagcatcttttgcagtttgaaatgtctctgatgatgtcatcaagtgTTTAGGCAAATTCTCTGAGTGGCTTACATAGCATCAGGCACAAAGATTGTCCAAACATAGATTATTGTGGTGACCTCTCCAAAGTCTATATCACATCATTTACATTCAGTTTGAAAGACTTTAGGAAAAAGCGCAGGTTTAATTCTCAAGGATTCCAAGTCAAAAAGTGGGagaaaattggaaacattagTTTGTAGAGTTGTAgccaaatatttgagaaaactagaagaattcaggatctagTCCAGTCCAGTTCACAAgtgaaaaacaaaaccccaaaaggcAATGAACAGCTCTAGAATCTAACATCCATAAGTGTATTATAttttctactgaaacataatttttctctgtaaACTCATCCTcaattttatcaaagatagacaaattaagaCTAATTTGTTGCAAAACAAgtttagtttcaataaacttagcctgattatttacataaatgCAGCAAGAagagcaattgatcatataggctcttttaaatctactttgctggaacttttcataaggaatctccaCATTGAACTTTTAATAGCCTCTTGAGACTAAGAAGACAAGCCAACGAGTtgccatcagactttgcctgcataCCTGTAGATTTGGgcaaattcctctcttcttgaggtccccCAAAATATCCTGAGATTTCTGCACCTGCTaggaagtgaccttccttactcacctggtaaggctGCTGGAAACCCTGTAAGAAAGGTACCAGGATATTTTTTTCAAGGGGCTTTATTGGCTCCATAAAGTCAATCTTAGTTCCTTAAAGCTGTtgggtcatatctgagtctatccatgtctctctcaaatatgacattccagtcaaagccttggtaatataaccagtttCCAATTGTATCCTGTTACAAGGAGAAaatattcttattgaacttacgtaaataactatattgcaatgaaaataagaatactcactcactaagagtttccaaattctgggaGGGTTATGTCGGGAGAAAAATTGTTTCATCTTTATTCACAAAGGTATATATTTTACCAAATTGCTCTCAGTCATAGgtagcttaagagaaaaagtttccttaaatctggaaaacaaagattaaataaccagtaatatttcaaataaaaagtcataaaaattataaatcataTTCAGTCATATAATCATAGTCCcatgtaattaattcttgttgatcttgatcttttgttagcagttttatgaatcCAGTTTTTCCTTAGAGTTCTGTAAACTTtttcccagttcagttttatgatcttaattggtaagtttctagagatttagataTCCTCCTCTTCCCAATGCAGCAAAGGAGACACCCTTAGAAACAGAGATTTCTCTTACAAATATGAATGTattttacaaagggtaacttctatttgtttttcagagctcctctcatgtctgctgtttcttaaaaaaaaaagctagcctaaaataatccttatgccaaagagacatgTTCTGGGGTAGCAAATTCTCCTCCCCTACATTaccaatgaagaaactgaggcacagagtggtcaCAGAGCTCAGACTAGATCCCTGACCTTTTCTCACTCCCTAGCCTTTCTAAGATCCTGTTCTGCCTTGGGGAGATAAGCTTCCTTAATTTCTATGGCATTAAGGATtctaacataatttttaaaaatagttattttaaaggagAATATTCTTGTAAAAAGCCTCTAATTGatataatgaaaaatatcttcaaatgcTACCCAGattcaccaccatcaccacagcTCAGATTATTTTTGAGTTTTCAGGTTGTTACTTTTCTTCAAGACACTAGACATTTATTTGATATGGAATTAAAATTAACTAGGGCCCCTCCACACCTTTCCCTCTAGGTCATTCTGCAAAATCACTGATTCTGGCAGAGGTTGGTTGATTGTTTTTATAACAAGTTATAGTATACAGCAGAAATCTATGAAATGGTAGATGACTTGAAAAAACGCAACATAAATATCGCCACCAAATGCTCAAATATTAGGATTAAGGTGCTAATTTAAAATCAGTAAAAGGAGTACAGAATGATTACAAATTATTCCTTTTAACTGGATTAGTGACTTTCAAGATCTCTTGTGATCCTGAAATTCTATAATgattttccaaacaaaatttaCTAGACTTATTATCAAGTCCCTGAAGACACAGTGGTGACACCATAGGAAAAAATGCCTGCCATCTTGATTGGCCTGTTGGCAATATGGTGTAGGAGAGCAGAATTTGCCAGCCCAAGATCTATCTCTTTGGCTTGAGGATTAATTATTtggggctgattatttttaagaacaaaagactcaggaagaaattttgaccttccccctaactgcctaaaagaatttcagatagagagcctgttccaggaaggagctatcaccagagataactatagtatatgaactaggtgtgggagacagggaggaacccagcAAGGCCCATTTGGTCAGAATCCTCTCCATGtctcattgtctttgcaaggcacTGCAAacgtttgtttaccaaacattaactctttcatcttcctttaaattgcttcctttccctttgaAGACCCAGACTCCTGCCCCCTTCTCCTTAGTCCAGAATAATATATGTACCTCATTTTGCCTGACTGTCTTTGGAATTCTTCATGCTTATGTGAATTCCTCGTGCGCacatattaaattttgtttgattttctcctgttaacctaccttatgtcattttaattatctgaccagccataagaaccagaTGGGCAAAGGGGGGAATTCTCCCCTCCACCACAATGGGTATTTGTGTTTGTCAAAACACATATAAGTGTACACATCAGACTTGTGCATTCTATGcttaaaaggtaaaaagaagcaaaaaatgtAAACAAGAGCATAATCaattaaattagtattttttattgctattttacttttcaaaaaattcaaaaatagtcTATGTTCACTTTAAAGAATTTAGAAACTattaataaaaaaacatttattctttAGCTACAAGTCTACATAATATACTATAGATGCTGCAAATTAAGCCATTTCCCTACTATttcataaaaagtaataaataaatggacACTAAGACATGAATATCATCTTAAAGTAGGAATAATTTCTTGCTaatgtttttttatctttttctttttttccgttTTAGCGAAGGAATGCGGTGGTGTCTTTACAGATCCAAAGCGAATTTTTAAATCTCCAGGCTTCCCAAATGAGTATGACGATAACCAAATCTGCTACTGGCACATTAGACTCAAGTATGGTCAGCGTATTCACCTGAGTTTTTTGGATTTCGACCTTGAAGATGATCCAGGTTGCTTGGCTGACTATGTGGAAATATATGACAGTTATGATGATGTCCATGGCTTTGTGGGAAGGTATGTGTTGTTTCTCCACATAGGAAGTTAAATGAACATCCAATATTTTGTTTGATGTTTCTTTAATTTTCCTGTAGCTGTCCCTATAATATTGATTTTCCAGTATTTCTATCCTCCTGCAACACCATATTCttttttaacaaagatttttCTTAGAATGTTAAGCCAATCAGCTgctacatgtatttattactaaAACAGTGATAGCTGCCTTTTGATTATTGTTAAGTTGTAACAATTAGTTAAATAGTCTATTTATAAAGACCTCAAGATTTGAATAACAGTATGAGGAAGAAGAGATCGGTGAGTTGGGAAATGTTTTGGAGTTTTTAAGTCTCCTAATTTCTGTCAACCtcctaaaaataattataaattcagTAATTGTTGCCTTTCTTCTGTGTACAAAGCATTGTGCTAAGCATTATGGATACAAGGTAAATATAGTTCCTTCTCTCACACAATTTAGCCAAGCCTACTATGGATATCTtcttaaaaatagctttctttGGCATAACAAACAAGTGCTCCTTT
This Diceros bicornis minor isolate mBicDic1 chromosome 10, mDicBic1.mat.cur, whole genome shotgun sequence DNA region includes the following protein-coding sequences:
- the TNFAIP6 gene encoding tumor necrosis factor-inducible gene 6 protein; this encodes MIILIYLFVLLWEEAHGWGFKNGIFHNSIWLEQAAGVYHREARSGKYKLTYAEAKAVCEYEGGHLATYKQLEAARKIGFHVCAAGWMAKGRVGYPIVKPGPSCGFGKTGIIDYGIRLNRSERWDAYCYNPHAKECGGVFTDPKRIFKSPGFPNEYDDNQICYWHIRLKYGQRIHLSFLDFDLEDDPGCLADYVEIYDSYDDVHGFVGRYCGDELPEDIISTGNVMTLKFLSDASVTAGGFQIKYVAVDPPSKSGQGKNTTTASTGNKNFLAGRFTHL